Sequence from the Candidatus Berkiella cookevillensis genome:
ATGCTTGAAGAACAAAGAGAAGAGGTATTCAAAGATTACGGGAAAAACCTTGCTAAAGAAATGGATTCAATCATAGGAAAAAATGGGAAACCAATTCTTGAGGGGTGTACAGAAGAACAAAAAAATACTTTTGCAGAAAATATATTAAGAAAGTTCAACAAAGTTGAAAGAGATATAAGAGCAGATGAGGCAAAAATTTTAGATAGACAAGAACAGATTGTAAACAGACGTTCTGAAATTAACGCAGAAAAAGCAGCTATTCGCGCCGGCTCAACACTTGATGAGAGCAGAGCAAATGGCATGGTAACGATGCTTTATAATGACACCAAAAAAATCGCACGGCTAGATAAAGAAGACCTTGCTTTAGCCGCAGAATATTCTGAATTAAGCTCGAAATTAGCAATACTTAAAGAGCAAGAAGCGATTCTTAAGAAAGAAATTGTTGCAGCTGAAGCATTACTTGCTGGTATAAATCCAGATAATTTGCACGATGATATTGCAGATCTGATCCAAGATCTATCCTGTTTTAAAGAAGGAAATAGTGCTGCGCATGCGCTAGGAGATGATTTGGATGCCACGAAAGAGCGTGCAAATATTTGCATTGAGGAAGTCAATGCAGCATTGGATATAGTTGGCGAGGCTAAATTATTCTCATCAGATTTAGAAGGCATTGAAGATTTAGATTTTCTTGAAGATGAGCTAATGGATTTAAAAGATGATTTTGCCCAAGAATTTAGGCCTGCAAGCGCTGACGATAAAAAATCTTCATTGTCAGCGCTTAGATAGAAGATGTTATTGAGGTGAAAATTTTGACTTAGGCTCAATAACTACAGCATCAGCAGTCGTTTGTTGTAACTCTTTGGAGATTTTCTGACCGTATTGAGTAAACACAAGCTCTCTCTGTCTTTCAAGCGCTTCTGCTCTAGCCTTAAGGATCTGGGCTTCTTTCATCTTAGCAATCAATTGTTCGCTCCAATCAAAGAATCTAGCCCTTTGATCTAAACTGAGTTCAGAAAGAGCTTGTCTTTTATCTTCCTTTCCTTTCATTCTAAAGATCGTTGCAAACAATTTTCTTTCTTCTTCATTAACTGGACCAGACATTGCCATTGGAATACTCCTATCAAACTGTAAATCATGCTGTATTTTTAAGTAATATATTATGAAAGCAAATAAATTTTCAGTCAATCTTTATCTGAATATTGATCTGATCCCCTGACTGTGGACACCTAATTTGATAAACTAAATATCAGTTAGGAGACGTGTATGTCCAAGTATAAGAAGTATGATAAGTCATTTAAGCAAAGAGCAGTGCAGCTAGCACTGACCTCCGAACAACCCACCTCAAAGACAGCGAAAGATCTCGGCATTCTTGAGTCAACGCTTTATAACTGGATATCCAAGGCTAAAAAAGACAAAAATATCCCTGAGGTCAAGGATGAAACTCCTGATTTAAAGCAACTTCATGAAGAACTGTTGAAGCTACGCAAGGAAAATGAACGCCTAAGGGATACCTGCGACATTTTAAAAAAGGCTACAGCCTACTTCGCGAACGACCCGAAGAAAGATTCAAATTCATAGAGAAAGAACGTCATCATTATGATGTTGTTTTGCTCTGCGAATGTATGCAGGTCTCCCGAAGTGGGTATTATGCTTGGAAAAACCGACCAGTCGAACCTGAGTGTAATGACACTTTTATAAAAGAGAGGATGAACGCTATCTTTTTGCTGAGTCGATGTTGCTATGGCTTCAGACGCATGCAGAAAGCACTTAAAAACGAAGGTATCGATTGTAATCATAAAAAGGTAAGCCGTTTAATGAAAGAATTAAAGCTGTTCCCCAAAGTAAAGAGAAAATTCAAAGCCACAACCAACTCAAACCACAAGCTGCCAATCGAGCCAAATCGGTTAGAGCGCAAATTCTTTGCGATAAAGCCGAATATTGCCTGGGTTGGCGATATTACCTATATTTGGACTGAACAAGGTTGGCTTTATTTAGCGACAGTCATCGACCTGTGCTCACGAAAGGTCAAAGGCTGGGCCATGGGTGAGCGCATAACAGCTGACTTGGCTGTTTCTGCGTTAGAGATGGCACTAAAACAAGTTGATTGTTCTAAGGCTCTTCTATTCCATTCTGATAGAGGTGTTCAATATGCTTCCCACGCTTTTAAAGAAGTTATTAAAAATAATGGAATGGTTCACAGTATGAGTCGTAAGGCTGATTGTTGGGATAACGCCGTTGCTGAAAGCTTCTTTGGCACTTTAAAGCAAGAGCTTGTCTATCACTGCAAATTTAAAACACGTGATGAGGCAAAATTAGCTATTTTTGATTACATCGAAGTGTTCTATAATCGTATCCGTTTGCACTCAACGCTGGACTATCAAACACCTGATAGTGTAGAAAGAGCCGTATTAGCTGCGTAGTTCGGTGTCCACTGAATGGGGGGCAGGTCATATAGTACGAATACAGGCGATTAAAGACTATATGTGTTATCTTAATTCTATGTGTTAGAGGATGTGTACTGTATTAATTGTTTTGAAATACAGGGTATATACACATTATAAGTCTATTATCTTGCCTATTTTTTAAACGGAGCAAGCGCCCGAAATACTCTCACTTTCAAAGCGTTAAGCAGTAGTCGGACTAGGCGTTCCTTTTCAATATGGAGCATTAACACGACAATACAAGATAGGAAGTAGGTGTATTCATACTTCTTATCTCTAAATTTAAAGCAACATCACCTTAAATAATTTATATATACAATCGGAAGCTATAAAATTAATTTTTTAAATAACCGATAAATATATTATCATTTGACCTTCAAGAATATTATTGGAGAAAACATGCGTATAATTTCAAATTCAGAAGCAAATTGTGTGGCAGGAGCTATGGCCTTAATGCAAGGCCCATTTAGTTATGGTCCGAATGGAATGACGTTTGGTCCAGGATTTGTTCTCACGGTCACAGATAGCAGTAAAAATCTTATGGGAAATTTCCATGCTTATCCTAATAAGGTTATAGATGCTTCAACTGGGGAAGTGCTATTTGATGGTACACAAAACACTTTCTGTTTTAATGGCGCTTCATTTCAAGCGCAGGCTGTACAAGGAGGCCATGCTTATATTTTTATGGGTGCCTGCTAAACTAAGATACATAACTTTGCACAAGGATAGTGCAATCAGCTAATTTACCAAAACACACAAGATATTAAATTGGATAGAATATCTGAAATATGCGATGTTTGCATCAGTCAACTGGTCGAGGTAGGGAGCCATCTACTAAAAATATGGCTTTTGGAAAAACCCGTTTTTCTTGGTTGAATTTATTTTTATATGTGAACTCAACAATATCTTTGGAAAAATAACAATTATAGTATGTAAAAGTTTTATCCAAGTCACTATTTCTTGATAAAACCCTTGGAGAGAATACGCCATAATTATATCCTCTAATAGGATCTCTAGCAGACATGTAGCGAAAACATTCCACATCCTTATTTCTCATTTCATGCTCTAGACTCTGAGAAAACTTGTAATCTACTTTTGAAGATATATTTCCTTCATGCTCTTTAAATAAAGAGCTGCACAAATCAATATATCTTTGACTCTTAATATGTGCTTTAAATGATGTAAGGTTTTTCGTTTTACCACCAATATTGCCATCACTAGCGTTTAAAAATGCTAGTAAATAAAATGCTTTTTCAGCCATTGCTGTATCAATAGAAGCCGCCGAATAAAAGATGCTTCGCTCATGCTTTAAGCCGAAACGTGAGCCCCACTTTAAAGGAGGATATCTAAAAGGAGTCATTAATAAGTAATGCAGGTTTTTAAAGTACTCTCCATCATTATATAACTTCATTTTTGGTTTATTCTCATCAATCAAGCGTTCTAAAGCATCGTGCTCTTCTAGGGTATCTACAAGCTTTCTAGTCGTTGATCTCGACTGATCTTCTACAATTCGATATGAATTAATAGATATATCTGAAAATTTGAGATTATCTTTTAGTTCATTTGGTAGTTCCATACCTAGGTAAGTCCCCTCATAGCATCAAGATACTGAACAACTTCATTTAAACCTTGAATATTCTTTAACATATCTATAGGCGTACCACCAAGGTGACGATTATAGTGGTAGAGCCACTCATGGGCTTGACTCGGATCTTCACCAATAATTGCTTCTAAGCCCCTAATAGATCGTATAAAAAGAAGGGCACATTCCCACTCTTTAGTACCTTCATTAATGCATGAGGCGCCATTTTTAATTAAACGACTAATTTGTGGCTTGCTTACACCAGTAATTTTGCTTAAATCAGATTGAGATAAATTCAAATATGAATAAGCATTTCTAACTGCTTTGTTCAAAACATCACGTGTATTTACATTATTTGGATCAGGCTTCATGATAAGACCCCAGCATATGTTTCATATGAAATAATATAGCATATTTATTTCTTATGAAACAATAATGGAAGCTTAAATTTTAAAAAAGGAAAAACTTATTTTATATTTAATTGTTTTTAAACGATTTTTTAAATTGCATAGAATACTAGTACTATGCAATTTATTGCCGAAATGTACTATTTTTTTGATTCACTCATAGGCTTTGATCTTATATCTCTAATATAAGATCAATTTCATCACATACAGGAATGTCAAAATTCCCGGTTAATCCTATAGATGGTTTAATTTTTCTCGACTTCTTCGTAGAATCAATATAGATACCTGAAATAGTAAAGCCTCGTTTCTGATAAAATCTCAACACATCTAAATTATCATTTGTTGTCATGAGATATATTTGCTTGCATCCTTTTTCCCTTGCTAGTTCCTTTAAAGATTCAAGAATTTTTGCGCCAATCCCTTTGAATTTATCAAATACCTCAAAGATAATAATCTCACATATCTCTTTTCTGATTTCATAAGATACGATACCAAATATGGTTTAGCTATTCTCTAATAACTTAACGAATGCATAAGCAAATGTATTTGCTGCTTCAACTGATGCATTCATGGAAGCATCTTTTGCAGCTTGATATAATTTCATGTAAGTTTGTTTGTCGTTATTTTTGGGTTCATTTACAGGCACTTCACTTAATGCATGTTTTAAACTATCAAGATCATCTTCAGACACTTTATCTAATACGTTATAAATTACCAGTAGCTTCATTTGGTCATAAGATGCTTGATGAAAATATGTATCATTCCATATATTCACAGCTTTATCTGCTAACACATCTGCTTTTGCTTCAGTCATGTTTTTTAAATTAGCTTTAAGAATCTTTGACTTAAGTTCTGCTCGTTTATAAGCGGTGTCTTTTTGGGAAATCTCAATTATTCTTTTTTGCAGTTTTTTTATCCCCATCATTTTTAAAACTTCATCAGCTTTTTGAAAATATGTGCGATGTGTGAACTCTGTTGATGGTGGTATAGCAATAACCTCAAAAGCAGATAAATATATTAGGATTATAAAGAATAAGAACTTTTTTAAATCTTTCATTGTCACTACCTTATTTTAATATTACTTCTTTTAATAATGAGCTTTTTAAGCTTGAGTCTTCTGAATATTCAAGGATATCCCCTGGTTGACATCTAAGCTGCTTATTTAATTATGTATGCCATTAACCCATCGAATAGGATTTTTTTGATACGCTAATACATACATATTTTTTCTGTTTTTTATTATTTCCTTATCTCTTCCACGATGTTGTACCGCGGGGGCATAAACTTAATCCAGCTATGCATATGCTCTTCATTGTACCAAGCCGCAAGCGTTGATACCCATTCATTCGTTTGTCTCTATATGTCACAG
This genomic interval carries:
- a CDS encoding transposase; translation: MSKYKKYDKSFKQRAVQLALTSEQPTSKTAKDLGILESTLYNWISKAKKDKNIPEVKDETPDLKQLHEELLKLRKENERLRDTCDILKKATAYFANDPKKDSNS
- a CDS encoding IS3 family transposase, yielding MEKERHHYDVVLLCECMQVSRSGYYAWKNRPVEPECNDTFIKERMNAIFLLSRCCYGFRRMQKALKNEGIDCNHKKVSRLMKELKLFPKVKRKFKATTNSNHKLPIEPNRLERKFFAIKPNIAWVGDITYIWTEQGWLYLATVIDLCSRKVKGWAMGERITADLAVSALEMALKQVDCSKALLFHSDRGVQYASHAFKEVIKNNGMVHSMSRKADCWDNAVAESFFGTLKQELVYHCKFKTRDEAKLAIFDYIEVFYNRIRLHSTLDYQTPDSVERAVLAA
- a CDS encoding RES family NAD+ phosphorylase → MELPNELKDNLKFSDISINSYRIVEDQSRSTTRKLVDTLEEHDALERLIDENKPKMKLYNDGEYFKNLHYLLMTPFRYPPLKWGSRFGLKHERSIFYSAASIDTAMAEKAFYLLAFLNASDGNIGGKTKNLTSFKAHIKSQRYIDLCSSLFKEHEGNISSKVDYKFSQSLEHEMRNKDVECFRYMSARDPIRGYNYGVFSPRVLSRNSDLDKTFTYYNCYFSKDIVEFTYKNKFNQEKRVFPKAIFLVDGSLPRPVD
- a CDS encoding XRE family transcriptional regulator codes for the protein MKPDPNNVNTRDVLNKAVRNAYSYLNLSQSDLSKITGVSKPQISRLIKNGASCINEGTKEWECALLFIRSIRGLEAIIGEDPSQAHEWLYHYNRHLGGTPIDMLKNIQGLNEVVQYLDAMRGLT
- a CDS encoding GNAT family N-acetyltransferase, with protein sequence MFGIVSYEIRKEICEIIIFEVFDKFKGIGAKILESLKELAREKGCKQIYLMTTNDNLDVLRFYQKRGFTISGIYIDSTKKSRKIKPSIGLTGNFDIPVCDEIDLILEI